In one Bacillus mesophilus genomic region, the following are encoded:
- the comER gene encoding late competence protein ComER, with product MNVGIIGTGNMGTIITESFIESTAVPPSNLYLTNRTRSKAEELKDIYPDVSIEKCAEDVVAKTDLIFICIKPLDIHPLLSKLSPLLKPEQCIVSITSPLSVNQLEQMVNCNVARAIPSITNRALSGVSLLTFGENCSNDYQTYLSELFQKISLPVLIEDKVTRVASDIVSCGPAFFSFLLQRFIDSAVQETEISPEQATELASGMIIGMGKLLEKGVFTLPTLQDKVCVKGGVTGEGIKVLEAEIGQMFNHLFQATHEKYYEDIREVNEQFEYSKDHK from the coding sequence ATGAATGTAGGGATTATCGGAACAGGAAACATGGGGACAATCATAACTGAATCCTTCATAGAATCTACAGCCGTTCCACCTTCTAATCTATATTTAACCAATCGAACACGATCAAAAGCTGAGGAGCTTAAAGATATCTATCCAGATGTTTCAATTGAGAAGTGTGCTGAAGATGTTGTAGCAAAAACCGACTTAATCTTTATTTGTATCAAACCATTAGATATACACCCATTATTATCTAAGCTTTCACCTTTATTAAAGCCTGAACAATGTATCGTTTCAATTACAAGTCCACTGAGTGTGAACCAGCTAGAGCAAATGGTCAATTGTAATGTAGCTAGGGCTATTCCGAGCATTACAAATCGAGCTTTATCAGGTGTATCTCTTTTAACATTTGGAGAAAACTGCTCTAATGACTATCAAACATACTTATCTGAGTTATTTCAGAAAATATCATTACCAGTTCTAATCGAGGATAAGGTGACAAGAGTTGCTTCTGATATTGTAAGCTGTGGACCTGCATTTTTTAGTTTTCTTCTTCAACGTTTTATTGATAGTGCTGTTCAAGAGACAGAAATCTCACCAGAGCAAGCGACAGAATTAGCCAGCGGTATGATTATTGGAATGGGAAAGCTTCTTGAAAAAGGGGTATTTACATTACCAACTCTGCAGGATAAGGTTTGTGTAAAAGGTGGAGTTACTGGTGAAGGAATAAAAGTGTTAGAGGCTGAAATCGGTCAAATGTTCAACCATCTCTTTCAAGCAACACACGAGAAATACTACGAGGATATTCGGGAAGTTAATGAGCAATTTGAATATTCTAAGGATCATAAATAA
- a CDS encoding class I SAM-dependent DNA methyltransferase, with amino-acid sequence MTYQHFANFYDQLMNDVPYHLWLEYLAERVNPENQTILDIGCGTGSLSIPLAKQGFQVTGLDLSAEMLAIADEKARNEKVNVQFIQQDMTDLSNFEPDIFDVIICFCDSLNYVLDEQDVLRTFKGVRHVLKPNGLFMFDVHSVEKVDNIFKNQTFVSTENDVSFIWNCFEGEYPHSVDHELTFFIQQPEQGLYQRFDEIHSQRTFSIEEYTQLVTEAGFTKVEITSDFNQDLESGERERIFFSCYKK; translated from the coding sequence ATGACCTACCAGCATTTCGCTAATTTCTACGATCAACTGATGAATGATGTTCCTTATCATCTCTGGCTGGAATATCTAGCTGAGCGAGTAAATCCTGAAAATCAAACCATTTTAGATATTGGTTGTGGAACAGGGTCACTTTCCATTCCTTTAGCTAAACAAGGTTTTCAGGTAACAGGGTTAGACTTATCAGCTGAAATGTTAGCCATTGCAGATGAAAAAGCTAGAAATGAAAAGGTAAATGTTCAATTCATACAGCAGGATATGACTGATTTATCCAACTTTGAACCTGACATCTTTGATGTGATTATTTGCTTTTGTGATTCTCTAAATTATGTACTAGATGAGCAGGATGTTTTGAGAACATTTAAAGGTGTTAGACATGTATTGAAGCCTAACGGTTTGTTTATGTTTGATGTTCACTCTGTAGAAAAAGTGGACAACATCTTTAAAAACCAAACCTTCGTTAGTACAGAAAATGATGTATCATTTATTTGGAATTGTTTTGAAGGAGAATATCCTCATAGTGTTGATCACGAACTGACCTTTTTTATTCAACAACCAGAACAAGGATTGTATCAGCGGTTTGATGAAATTCATTCCCAAAGAACTTTTTCTATTGAAGAGTATACACAATTGGTCACCGAAGCTGGATTCACTAAGGTTGAGATTACCTCAGATTTCAATCAAGATTTAGAATCTGGTGAAAGGGAAAGAATTTTCTTTTCTTGTTACAAAAAATAA
- the rsfS gene encoding ribosome silencing factor produces MSERETLLLAAKAADDKKAENIVALNMKGISLVADYFLICHGNSDKQVQAIAKEMKDQAEEGQVTVRRMEGFDEARWILVDLGDVIAHVFHKDERAYYNLERLWGDAPTEDLQSELMQ; encoded by the coding sequence ATGAGTGAAAGAGAAACTTTACTATTAGCAGCAAAAGCAGCGGATGATAAAAAAGCAGAGAATATTGTGGCATTAAATATGAAGGGTATTTCCCTAGTTGCCGATTATTTTTTAATTTGCCACGGTAATTCTGATAAACAGGTACAAGCAATTGCTAAAGAAATGAAGGATCAAGCTGAAGAAGGTCAGGTAACGGTAAGAAGAATGGAAGGCTTTGATGAAGCTAGGTGGATTTTAGTGGACCTTGGCGATGTAATTGCACATGTATTTCATAAAGATGAGCGTGCTTACTATAATCTTGAGCGTCTTTGGGGAGATGCGCCAACTGAAGACTTACAAAGTGAACTTATGCAATGA
- the yqeK gene encoding bis(5'-nucleosyl)-tetraphosphatase (symmetrical) YqeK produces the protein MNRENALSIVREQLTDHRYLHTIGVMETAIELAQLYQGDVQKSELAAIFHDYAKFRPKEEMKQIIVEQGLASDLLQFDKELWHAPVGAYLVKNEVGIKDLDILNAIKYHTSGRINMTLLEKIIYLADYIEPGRRFPGVEEVREIASTDLDLAVIYALRNTIQFLLKKQQAIYPDTFHTYNTMVQQYKQGGMK, from the coding sequence ATGAATAGAGAGAATGCATTATCTATTGTAAGGGAGCAGCTTACTGATCATCGTTATTTACATACAATTGGAGTAATGGAAACAGCTATTGAGCTAGCACAGCTATATCAGGGAGATGTCCAAAAGAGTGAGCTCGCTGCTATTTTTCATGATTACGCTAAATTTCGGCCAAAAGAGGAAATGAAGCAAATTATCGTGGAACAAGGTTTAGCTAGTGATCTTCTACAATTTGATAAGGAGTTGTGGCATGCTCCTGTTGGTGCCTATTTGGTTAAAAACGAAGTAGGAATTAAGGACTTGGATATACTAAATGCTATAAAATATCATACGTCAGGTCGCATCAATATGACGTTATTAGAGAAAATTATTTATTTAGCAGATTATATTGAGCCAGGAAGAAGATTTCCAGGGGTTGAGGAAGTCAGAGAAATCGCCTCAACAGATCTTGATTTGGCCGTTATCTATGCATTAAGAAATACCATTCAATTCTTACTCAAAAAACAGCAAGCGATTTATCCCGATACGTTTCATACTTATAACACAATGGTACAGCAATATAAACAAGGAGGAATGAAGTGA
- a CDS encoding nicotinate-nucleotide adenylyltransferase — MKKIGILGGTFDPPHNGHLLIAYEVLHALSLDEIWFMPAHVPPHKQGEHISSSKHRLHMLELALVNHDRFKVQPIELEREGRSYSYDTIRLLKQQYSGDELYFIIGGDMIEYLPKWYKIDELIKMITFVGVGRTGFSTSSKFPIIHVETPLFEVSSSFIRDRIKIGGNTELLLPSSVKKYIEENHIYE; from the coding sequence ATGAAGAAAATTGGGATTTTAGGAGGAACGTTTGATCCACCACATAACGGTCATCTTCTTATAGCCTATGAAGTCCTTCATGCGCTTTCACTTGATGAAATATGGTTTATGCCAGCTCATGTCCCTCCACACAAACAAGGAGAACATATCTCAAGTTCGAAGCATCGATTACATATGTTAGAGCTTGCTTTGGTTAATCATGATCGATTTAAAGTACAGCCAATCGAGCTTGAAAGGGAAGGTCGCTCTTATAGCTATGATACAATACGACTTCTAAAGCAACAGTATAGTGGTGACGAGTTATATTTTATTATTGGTGGGGATATGATTGAATATCTTCCTAAATGGTATAAGATTGATGAATTGATTAAGATGATCACCTTTGTTGGAGTAGGTAGAACAGGATTCTCCACTTCATCAAAATTCCCAATTATTCATGTAGAGACACCTCTCTTTGAAGTTTCCTCTTCATTTATACGGGACCGAATAAAGATAGGCGGTAATACGGAACTCCTTTTGCCTTCTTCTGTAAAAAAATATATAGAGGAGAACCATATATATGAATAG
- the yhbY gene encoding ribosome assembly RNA-binding protein YhbY: MLTGKQKRFLRSKAHHLDPIFQVGKGGVNENMISQINDVLEKRELIKVSVLQNCDDNCDEVAEQLSNGAHAEVVQLIGHTIVLYKESKEHKQLVLPS; this comes from the coding sequence ATGCTAACAGGAAAACAAAAGAGATTTTTACGTTCAAAGGCTCATCACCTAGATCCAATCTTTCAGGTTGGAAAAGGCGGAGTAAACGAAAATATGATCAGTCAAATTAATGATGTATTAGAGAAGAGAGAGTTAATTAAAGTAAGTGTTTTACAGAATTGTGACGACAACTGTGACGAGGTTGCAGAACAATTAAGTAATGGTGCACACGCAGAAGTTGTTCAATTAATTGGGCATACCATCGTATTGTATAAAGAATCGAAGGAACATAAACAGCTAGTTCTTCCTTCTTAA
- the aroE gene encoding shikimate dehydrogenase, with amino-acid sequence MEKLYGVIGDPIAQSMSPDMHNSSFKALGLEATYKAFHVTPERLESALEGVRGLGMGGLNVTIPHKVSVMKFLDEIDPLASKIGAVNTVVNENGKLIGYNTDGMGYVTSLKEILQEKSLENSSILLIGAGGAARAIYFSLLEEGVKQLDIANRTVENARTIINGQPSSLSKAMGLLEAENDLHAYDVIINTTSIGMYPNKDDIPLSLHNIKSSTIVSDIIYNPLETRWLQEARAKGAITQNGVGMFVFQGALAFEKWTGIYPDIDIMRNAILTKLGGTHKC; translated from the coding sequence ATGGAGAAATTATATGGAGTAATTGGTGACCCAATTGCCCAGTCCATGTCACCAGATATGCATAATTCAAGCTTTAAGGCTCTAGGTCTTGAGGCAACCTATAAAGCTTTCCATGTAACTCCAGAAAGGCTTGAGTCGGCACTAGAGGGAGTTCGTGGTCTCGGAATGGGCGGATTAAATGTTACGATCCCTCATAAAGTGTCAGTCATGAAATTCTTAGATGAGATTGACCCACTAGCCTCTAAGATTGGGGCAGTCAATACAGTTGTAAATGAAAATGGTAAATTAATCGGATATAATACGGATGGTATGGGCTATGTCACAAGCTTGAAGGAAATTCTACAGGAGAAGAGTTTAGAGAATAGTTCGATCTTATTAATTGGCGCTGGTGGTGCTGCTAGAGCTATTTACTTTTCTCTATTAGAAGAGGGGGTAAAGCAGCTTGATATAGCTAATCGGACAGTTGAAAATGCAAGGACAATTATCAACGGTCAACCTTCATCCCTCTCTAAGGCAATGGGGTTACTAGAGGCTGAAAATGACCTTCATGCATATGATGTTATTATAAACACGACATCAATCGGAATGTATCCTAATAAAGATGATATCCCGCTTTCCTTACACAATATAAAAAGTTCTACTATTGTGAGTGATATCATTTACAATCCACTCGAAACAAGGTGGCTACAAGAAGCAAGAGCGAAAGGTGCTATTACACAAAATGGTGTAGGCATGTTTGTCTTTCAAGGTGCTTTAGCGTTTGAAAAATGGACGGGCATTTATCCAGATATCGACATCATGAGAAATGCAATTTTGACAAAATTAGGAGGAACTCATAAATGCTAA
- the yqeH gene encoding ribosome biogenesis GTPase YqeH, producing MTEQYKCIGCGVAIQTEEQGKLGYAPPSAIKKDAVVCQRCFRLKHYNEVQDVSLTDDDFIKILNGLGKKNALIVKVVDIFDFNGSWLPGLHRFVGQNEIILVGNKVDLLPKSIKTQKLINWMKQEAKELGLKPRDVFLISAAKGQGIQELVAAIEEYRNGKDVYVVGSTNVGKSTFINTILKQYGGEEELITTSHFPGTTLDVIDIPIDEESSLIDTPGIINHHQMAHFVHKEDLKIITPKKEIKPKVFQLNEEQTLFFGGLARLDFVSGNRQPFVCYVSNDLMIHRTKLEKADELYENHVGELLQPPRKDELDQFPKLQAHSFTIKDEKVDIVFSGLGWVTLQEPGTKIVAHAPKGVGISVRRSLI from the coding sequence GTGACTGAACAATATAAATGTATAGGCTGTGGTGTTGCCATTCAGACTGAGGAGCAGGGAAAGCTAGGTTATGCTCCACCATCTGCCATTAAAAAGGATGCAGTCGTATGTCAGAGGTGCTTTCGTTTAAAGCATTATAATGAAGTGCAAGATGTCTCATTAACAGATGATGATTTTATTAAAATCCTAAATGGTCTAGGTAAAAAGAATGCGTTAATCGTAAAGGTAGTTGATATCTTTGACTTTAATGGAAGCTGGTTACCTGGATTACACCGATTTGTTGGTCAAAATGAAATCATCTTGGTTGGTAATAAGGTAGACTTACTTCCTAAATCAATCAAAACTCAAAAGTTGATTAACTGGATGAAGCAAGAAGCAAAGGAACTGGGGTTAAAACCCCGTGATGTATTTTTAATAAGTGCAGCCAAAGGACAAGGTATTCAAGAGTTGGTGGCTGCAATAGAAGAATATCGAAATGGCAAGGATGTATATGTAGTAGGTAGTACCAATGTTGGTAAATCTACATTTATTAACACTATTTTAAAACAATATGGTGGAGAAGAAGAACTGATTACCACTTCACATTTCCCTGGTACAACACTTGATGTGATTGATATACCAATAGATGAGGAATCTTCATTAATAGATACACCAGGAATTATTAATCACCATCAGATGGCTCATTTTGTTCATAAGGAAGATCTAAAAATCATAACACCTAAAAAGGAAATTAAACCTAAGGTGTTTCAGTTAAATGAAGAGCAAACATTGTTCTTTGGTGGTCTCGCTCGATTAGATTTTGTTAGTGGTAATAGGCAACCATTCGTCTGTTATGTTTCCAACGACTTGATGATTCATCGTACAAAGCTAGAGAAAGCCGATGAATTGTATGAGAATCATGTAGGAGAACTTTTACAGCCACCTAGGAAAGACGAACTAGACCAATTTCCTAAATTACAGGCTCATTCATTTACAATTAAAGATGAAAAAGTCGACATCGTGTTTTCAGGACTTGGATGGGTAACTTTACAGGAGCCGGGTACGAAGATTGTAGCTCATGCTCCAAAGGGTGTTGGAATCTCTGTTCGACGCTCGCTAATATAG
- a CDS encoding YqeG family HAD IIIA-type phosphatase, which yields MLGKFLPNEHVKSIFDIKAEALKERGIKGIITDLDNTLVEWDRPTATPELKEWFKSLLDSDITVTIVSNNNKERVEAFSAPIDVPFIFNARKPMTIAFKKALRSMNLKAEEVVVVGDQLLTDILGGNRIGLHTILVVPVAQTDGFVTRFNRKIERSILKKLKKKGMIHWED from the coding sequence TTGTTAGGGAAGTTTTTACCGAATGAACATGTAAAAAGCATATTTGATATTAAAGCTGAAGCTTTAAAGGAAAGAGGAATCAAAGGGATTATTACAGATTTAGACAACACACTTGTCGAATGGGATCGCCCAACTGCTACCCCGGAACTTAAAGAATGGTTTAAGTCTCTATTAGACTCTGATATAACGGTGACAATTGTATCTAATAATAATAAGGAAAGAGTTGAAGCTTTTTCAGCTCCTATTGATGTTCCATTTATATTTAATGCTAGAAAGCCTATGACAATTGCTTTTAAGAAAGCACTAAGAAGCATGAACTTAAAAGCAGAAGAAGTCGTAGTAGTTGGTGATCAGCTACTTACTGATATTCTAGGTGGAAATAGGATCGGACTACATACAATTTTAGTTGTGCCTGTCGCTCAAACAGATGGATTTGTGACTAGATTTAATAGAAAAATTGAGCGCTCAATTCTTAAGAAACTAAAGAAAAAAGGCATGATTCATTGGGAGGACTAA
- a CDS encoding sporulation histidine kinase inhibitor Sda — translation MKKLSDELLIESYYKARELSLSPEFINLIESEIKRRSLTHKIKISS, via the coding sequence ATGAAAAAATTATCTGATGAACTTCTAATTGAATCTTACTATAAAGCTAGAGAATTAAGCTTAAGCCCAGAATTTATTAATCTTATTGAGAGTGAAATTAAAAGAAGATCGCTAACACATAAAATTAAAATTTCATCATAA
- a CDS encoding Na+/H+ antiporter subunit A — protein MLHFLIIAPLLIAILAPFLYKKLKSVHTGWFVLVVPLFIFIYLLSLIRTVIHKPLLLQLNWMPSLGINYDLYVDGLSILFGLLISGIGTLVVFYSIYYLHKTEKLGHFYVYLLMFMSAMLGVVFSDNIFVFYMFWEFTSLSSFLLIGFWNHRHKSRYGAQKSMLITVFGGLSMLAGLIWMSLEVGSSSIRVLIQNSEIITNSPYFMPMLLLVLLGAFTKSAQFPFHTWLPDAMEAPTPVSAYLHSATMVKAGIYLVARLSLLFAGTDEFFLIVSGFGLLTLCWGSYMAVKQTDLKGILAYSTISQLGMIMAMLGFGTGIAVFAAIFHILNHATFKGSLFMVAGIVDHETGTRDIRRLGGLYTLMPITATLAIFGVFSMAGIPLPIMNGFLSKEMFFDAAVDLRLESGSIYQMVAPFFPIIAVIGSIFTFVYSMILFFKTFTGKLQLSKLERKPHDPPIGMLISPAVLVVLIVVIALFPGPFNKYLLTPAVTAVMGEVPHTKIYFWHGFYNAPLFMSLIVLFTGTLLYLTRDKWLHVYNRLPGRWSMNKTYDYVVNGIFKGSTVLTNSYMTGSLRSYFRIIVGFIAIIGLYTMYSSNGFALNINSTPFSLPEFLVALTMAVAAISIIFVHNRIAAILILGVVGYGLSLLFVFYSAPDLALTQLIVETVTVGLFLLCFYHLPELKRDKETSGNKLFNLVVSVGFGVLITLIGISSHSSKWFKPISDYFLENSYELGGGNNVVNVILVDMRGLDTMLEICVLGIAALGILAMIKYNRKGDLE, from the coding sequence ATGCTTCACTTTCTTATTATCGCCCCTCTGTTGATAGCTATACTTGCTCCATTCCTCTACAAAAAATTAAAGAGTGTCCATACTGGCTGGTTTGTCCTAGTTGTACCGCTATTTATCTTTATTTATTTACTATCCTTAATTCGTACAGTTATACATAAGCCTTTACTATTACAACTAAATTGGATGCCGTCACTTGGGATTAATTATGACCTTTATGTAGATGGTTTAAGTATTTTGTTTGGATTACTTATTTCCGGTATTGGTACTTTAGTTGTTTTTTATTCAATTTATTATTTACATAAGACTGAAAAACTAGGTCATTTTTACGTTTATTTGTTAATGTTTATGTCCGCCATGTTAGGTGTAGTGTTCTCTGATAACATATTTGTTTTTTATATGTTTTGGGAGTTTACCAGCTTATCATCATTTTTATTGATTGGTTTTTGGAATCACCGCCACAAATCACGATATGGTGCTCAAAAATCAATGTTAATTACTGTATTTGGTGGATTAAGTATGTTAGCTGGATTAATCTGGATGTCACTTGAGGTTGGGTCTAGTAGTATTAGAGTGTTAATTCAGAATTCAGAAATCATTACAAATAGCCCTTATTTCATGCCAATGCTACTTCTTGTTTTATTAGGGGCATTTACTAAGTCAGCTCAGTTCCCGTTCCATACATGGCTACCAGATGCAATGGAAGCACCTACACCAGTAAGTGCATACTTGCACTCAGCCACGATGGTTAAAGCAGGTATATATTTAGTAGCACGACTTTCATTATTATTTGCTGGAACTGATGAGTTTTTCCTCATCGTTTCAGGTTTTGGACTTTTAACGCTATGTTGGGGATCCTATATGGCAGTTAAACAGACAGACTTAAAAGGGATTCTTGCATACTCTACTATTAGTCAGCTTGGTATGATTATGGCTATGCTTGGCTTCGGAACTGGAATTGCTGTGTTTGCTGCAATTTTTCACATTTTGAATCACGCAACCTTTAAAGGGAGTCTATTCATGGTAGCTGGAATCGTCGATCATGAGACCGGGACTAGAGATATCAGAAGACTTGGTGGATTGTATACATTAATGCCGATTACAGCCACACTAGCTATTTTTGGAGTCTTTTCAATGGCTGGAATTCCGTTACCGATCATGAATGGATTTTTAAGTAAGGAAATGTTCTTTGATGCTGCCGTCGATTTAAGACTAGAAAGTGGTTCTATTTATCAAATGGTGGCACCGTTTTTCCCTATTATTGCTGTCATTGGTAGTATTTTTACATTTGTCTATTCGATGATTCTCTTCTTTAAGACGTTTACTGGTAAGTTACAGCTATCTAAACTGGAACGAAAACCACATGACCCTCCTATTGGGATGTTAATTTCACCAGCAGTTTTAGTTGTATTAATCGTAGTTATTGCATTATTTCCAGGACCATTTAACAAGTACCTTCTAACTCCCGCTGTGACAGCAGTCATGGGAGAGGTTCCACATACCAAGATTTATTTCTGGCATGGCTTCTACAATGCTCCATTATTTATGTCCCTAATTGTATTGTTTACGGGGACACTATTGTACCTAACAAGAGACAAATGGCTACATGTTTATAATCGCCTTCCAGGAAGATGGAGTATGAATAAGACGTATGATTATGTGGTCAATGGTATCTTCAAAGGATCGACTGTGTTAACTAACTCTTATATGACAGGATCCTTACGAAGCTACTTTAGAATCATCGTAGGCTTTATCGCAATTATTGGATTGTATACAATGTATAGTTCAAATGGATTTGCCTTAAATATTAATAGCACACCATTTTCATTACCTGAATTTTTAGTTGCTCTTACTATGGCGGTTGCAGCTATTTCAATTATCTTTGTTCATAATCGAATTGCTGCTATTCTCATTTTGGGTGTGGTCGGGTATGGCTTATCCCTACTATTTGTTTTCTATTCGGCACCAGACTTAGCCCTAACACAACTAATTGTAGAAACCGTAACAGTCGGCTTATTTCTATTATGCTTTTATCACCTACCAGAGCTAAAACGTGATAAGGAAACCTCCGGAAACAAATTATTTAATTTAGTTGTATCCGTAGGATTTGGGGTTCTTATCACCTTAATCGGAATTTCCTCACATAGCTCGAAATGGTTTAAACCTATATCTGACTACTTTCTTGAAAACTCATATGAACTCGGTGGCGGTAACAACGTCGTTAACGTAATCCTAGTTGATATGAGAGGACTCGATACGATGCTTGAGATTTGTGTACTTGGAATTGCAGCTCTCGGCATTCTAGCTATGATTAAATACAACAGGAAGGGAGATTTAGAGTAA
- a CDS encoding Na(+)/H(+) antiporter subunit C, whose product MEIIMSILSGVLFTCGIYLILQKRLLQIIIGTGLLSHGAHLFILTMGGFPPGAPPILKYGVEVYRDPLPQALILTSIVISFGVTSFLLVLAYKTYRANKTDNLEDLRGTEHE is encoded by the coding sequence ATGGAAATCATTATGTCGATTCTCTCTGGTGTACTATTTACATGTGGTATATATTTAATTTTGCAAAAAAGGCTTTTACAAATTATTATAGGAACTGGTTTACTCTCACACGGTGCTCATCTATTTATTTTAACAATGGGCGGCTTTCCTCCTGGAGCGCCTCCTATTCTAAAATATGGTGTGGAAGTTTATAGAGACCCGCTTCCACAAGCACTCATCTTAACTTCTATCGTGATAAGTTTTGGGGTTACTTCCTTTTTACTAGTTTTAGCATATAAGACATATAGAGCTAACAAAACAGATAATTTAGAAGATCTAAGAGGTACAGAGCATGAGTAA
- a CDS encoding Na+/H+ antiporter subunit D has product MSNFTNLAILPILLPTIAAILSVFLNKQTTITKWMTGIVVIGQMVLSFSLLIYVLLNGPIILEAGDWTAPYGIVIVADELAMLLVSTTSLIAVAAAFYGFKTISVDEQRFYYYMFFHFLIAGVSGAFLTGDLFNLFVFFEVLLMASYALIVLGGGKEQFRESVKYVLINVFSSVLFVTTIAFLYSVTGTVNMAQLAVRVGEVGQSGILMVIAIMLFVVFATKGAIFPLYFWLPKSYAVPHPVVSMLFGALLTKVGIYSILRTFTLIFGHQADFTHQLFIILGVLTIIFGVAGALSTHDIKLIIAYNIIPAVGFILIGIGVFHVTALAGAVYYLVHDMIIKAALFLLVGVIITITGTSDLRKMGGLINRYPVLGWTFFVSTLVLAGIPPFSGFIGKYLLVRGGFETGNYFALIVALLLSLLILLSVIRIFIAVFWGEETEEQKEKPTISTTGYLAPIMFLLAFSIVLGVGAEFIYPYIQYIGDTLADPSYYIENVLKE; this is encoded by the coding sequence ATGAGTAATTTTACAAACTTAGCGATCTTACCTATTCTTTTACCGACTATTGCAGCAATTTTATCAGTATTTCTAAATAAGCAGACTACCATTACAAAATGGATGACAGGGATTGTAGTGATTGGACAAATGGTCCTATCGTTCAGCTTATTGATTTACGTTTTACTAAACGGTCCCATTATTTTAGAAGCTGGTGATTGGACTGCGCCTTATGGAATTGTCATTGTAGCTGACGAACTTGCCATGCTACTAGTCTCAACAACTAGTCTCATTGCCGTAGCTGCAGCATTCTATGGGTTTAAAACCATAAGTGTAGATGAACAAAGGTTTTATTATTATATGTTTTTCCACTTCCTGATTGCTGGTGTCTCAGGAGCATTTTTAACAGGGGACTTATTTAACCTTTTCGTATTTTTTGAGGTACTATTAATGGCATCGTATGCCTTAATTGTCTTAGGAGGCGGAAAAGAACAGTTCAGAGAATCGGTCAAATATGTACTAATCAATGTTTTTTCTTCAGTCCTGTTCGTTACAACAATCGCCTTTTTATACTCTGTTACTGGTACAGTAAATATGGCCCAACTTGCTGTAAGGGTTGGTGAAGTAGGACAATCTGGTATATTAATGGTTATTGCTATTATGCTCTTTGTTGTCTTTGCAACAAAAGGAGCGATCTTTCCACTTTATTTTTGGTTACCAAAGTCTTATGCCGTTCCACATCCAGTAGTTTCTATGCTTTTTGGTGCTCTATTAACAAAGGTTGGGATTTATTCTATCTTACGAACATTTACGTTGATCTTTGGACACCAAGCAGATTTTACACATCAGCTGTTTATTATTTTAGGTGTTCTGACCATTATATTCGGGGTTGCCGGTGCATTATCAACTCACGATATTAAATTAATCATTGCTTATAACATCATTCCTGCAGTTGGCTTTATCTTAATCGGTATTGGCGTATTCCATGTCACTGCGTTAGCAGGAGCTGTTTATTACTTAGTACATGATATGATTATAAAAGCTGCACTCTTTTTATTAGTAGGGGTAATTATAACAATTACCGGTACTAGCGATTTGCGTAAGATGGGAGGGCTCATTAATCGTTATCCTGTGTTAGGCTGGACATTTTTTGTGTCAACTCTTGTTCTAGCAGGAATACCTCCATTTAGTGGGTTCATTGGTAAGTATCTTCTTGTCCGTGGTGGATTTGAAACAGGGAATTATTTTGCGTTGATTGTAGCGTTACTCCTAAGTCTACTGATTTTACTTTCAGTAATTAGAATATTCATTGCGGTGTTCTGGGGAGAAGAAACAGAAGAACAAAAAGAAAAACCAACCATCTCCACAACCGGTTATCTTGCACCGATTATGTTTTTATTAGCTTTCTCCATTGTTCTTGGGGTAGGTGCAGAATTTATATATCCTTACATCCAATATATCGGGGACACACTTGCTGATCCTTCCTATTATATTGAGAATGTTTTGAAGGAGTAG